In Setaria viridis chromosome 5, Setaria_viridis_v4.0, whole genome shotgun sequence, the genomic stretch ATCATTCGAGCACTGTATATTTTTTCTTATAAATTCAGTAGATATAGCTAATGAATTGATGTGCAATATTAAGCTGATTCTTGATTTTGATAaaaatctatacctaatattaaagaaaggatgtttctttcaactGTCAACCGTCGTGAACATTTTGCAAATAAGCGtttcgtgaaatcaacccgcagtctaCATCGTCCCCATTTTGCACAAAAACCCCTGACCtttcgtgaaatcaacccgcaacCCTTGGTTGTTCCTGTCATATTTTACGAAAAGCCCCCTAAACTTTCATcgaatcaacccgcagtcccctctccttttcctcctctcccCGGTTGTAGGCGCCTGCCGGCCGCCCCACGCCCGGCTCCCTCCACACGAAGGACAGCGATGGGGAGGAGGGCCGGATGCCGTCGAGCTAGCGAGGTAAGGAGAAGGCCGGGCGGGCCGTGCCACGCGAGATCCGGCTCGACCTCGGTTGCGGGCGAGCTCGACGTAGTGGAGAAGGGGCTTCGGTGGGCGAAGGCgatcgctgccgccgccgacggccgccCCACGCTCGGCTCCCTCCGTACCTCTCCATCgcaccccttcctcctccctccggtGACGGCGCCCCTTCCTCCTTGCGCGCCCCGCATCCTCGGCGACCTCTTCCACGACAGGCCGACGAGCAGCGCAGCTAGGGGCGTGCTTCCCTCGCTAGGTTAGGCAATGAGTGGCGTGGCGAGGTCGCACGAGCAGCCACCAGagccgtgcggcggcggctccgacgTGGGCCGCGGGTGGAGGAGCCAGGGGAGAAGAAAGAATCAAGTTTTGGGGAGAAATTGCAGTGGCGCCGGAGAGGATGGCCATCTGCAACTGTCTTGTTTCGATTGGGAAGGGCAGAGAAGGGAGAGGAGCTGATAGCACTTGCGGCTGCAGCTGATTGCTGCTACCTGTCAGAGGACTCCCGCGCGGCTGCGCCACCTGCTCGCCCGCCACGGTCGTCCGCGCTAGAGCTGCCTCAGCCGCACTGCCGGCCTGTACGAACCAACCTCCAATGGAAACCAATCTGAGAGAGGGAGCAGCTCGTCGTCATCGCCGGTTGTCGGCCGCAAGCTTCCGAATTTGGACGAATAAATCGGAGGTGGCGGAATGAGCGGGTGAGGTCTGGAAAGGAATGAGTGGTGAGGAAGAAATGCGACGCAGGGGGAGGATAAGGTTTGCAGAGGCCGAGATGGGGCCGTGAGGAACAAACGTGCTGCTTCGGGGGGATAAGATTGTACCTTGTGTGTGATATATCCATAAGATGATAAATGAGTATACGGCCGTGCAGTCCGAAAAAAAGCTGGTTAGTTAGGGATGTTTGGTTTCAGGCATAAATGAacgctaattcacgagacgaatatattaagcctgaTTAATTCATGATTGACCGCTCAGAGCTGTGCCCGTCCCCGCTTCCGTCGGTTCCATGTGTGGGTCCTacgtaataaacagatggcatatattactatacttgcaaagagaggactactaggaacaacgcaccaacatattgtgaagcgaagccaacatattaggaacaagcgaataataacATGAGAGAAGTAAGaatccgtagcaacgcacgggtattTTTGCTAGTATAAAATAAAATTAGCAATGAAGGAATAATTcaatcatattttattttacGAGTTTATGACTTGAAAGCAAAGTTTTAAAAGTAGTAGGGCTACCACATAGTATACAAGTTTAGTTATTATTTTATACATTAggaaaaaattaaatatattttatacttTTCACACAATATAACTGCAAATAATAGAAAAAATCCGTCATTGATATTTAAAAAAACATCAGGATCCACTCAATAGTACCACGGATCCCACCTAAATAGTGCATGGGTTCCACGTGGATCCTACCTAAATAATGCGTGGGTCCCATGTGGGCCAAGGATGGATGAGCAGGCTCCGAACCTAGGAGTTCTAGTATGTGTATATAGATTTGCATGAAGCTTGAAGGGACAATTGGAAAGGATCTTTCACCATTTCTCTTCTCGGCAGATAAGAAAAGTTCAACAAAACCTAAAGTTCGCATGGTCTTAAAATATGGTTCCTTTTTTCTGAATCAATCTGGCTGATAACAATGTGGCCCTAAGCTAGTTGATGAAAAGCAAAAATGGGTGAAGAAAGTTGGAAACGCCATGGATCTTTCGTAGGCAATCATGGATGGCGCCGCGCTGATTGCTGATGCACGCGATCAAACATTCAACAGAGGACACCCCCTGGCTCCCATGTGACAGCCGCCTGATGACCACCTGCTAAACTAATCCCAGATCGTCGTCTTCCCCAATCGATTTCCTTGTAGTGACGCAGAGATGCATGGGCAGACGCATGGTCACATGCACACCAGTGTGGCACAGGTACTTGCAATGCAACTCCATCATGGCAAAAGCTAGTAGCCAGTAGCCATTGACATGGCTGGTAGCTCTGCGTGCACTTTGCTACTAGCTTCCTAGCAAGTTCTGTTTTGGCCTGGTTCTAGTTGTCATCTCTCATCTAAAGACAAAATAAGGAGGAGGTACACATAGATGTTAGCTAATTGATTTCAACACAAGTTATTTTTAACAGATGAACGACATGTTTCCCGTTACTAGTCTCGAATACTGTAGCTGGACTTACATTATGCAAGATGTCTTCGTATATGTCGGGATCGACAATTCGGAACTGTGCAGTGAATCACTGTGCAAATACATGCATGCTTCTTGTTCCTGTTTGGTTCACTGTATCTGTATAGAGTTCATTGTGCTGTCGAAGGCAGCAACAGATTTGAGGTTAGAACAGAGGGTCGACAGAGGAGGGATCCAATGAACCTgcaaatataatattatattggATCAGGATCAGTGTAAAGAGTTAACTGAAAATGCATCAACTCAAAGCTGCAGATGTTAGAACTTGAGATATCCTCACTCCTGGTTAAGATGCCCAATAACTGGCAATGCAAGATGGTGCCAGTTTGTGGGGATAAAATATGTTGTCCAACAGTTAGCTTGCTCAATGCATGAATCCACCACTTGCCTTAAACAAAAGACAGGTATAGAACAATTGCACGAAGATGAAGTGCCTACGAAAAGAATGCTGAAAGATTCCTTCTTGTTGCGTTGCGTATGTCTTTTTAAGATGATGGGCACACCAAGATTGCTTCTTCTAGAATATAGGCTGTGACCTCTCGCTGTCAAGGAGAGAGGGACAATTGGTTAAGCAGCAACAATGGCGTGATGCTAGCCTCACATCACGTCACGTCTCATGCGGATGAGTTTGGACACATGGATTTTTCTCAACGAGATTACATTTGGGTGAAAACACTTTCCTGTCCCTTCTGCAATTTTTTCCACTCTACGCTGCGAAAATGGGAGCTACACATCGCTCTTGATTTGAAGGTGATGGCGTGTGGGGTTTTCCCTGAAAATGGTCAAATTCTGGCAGCATCTTTTTATGAGATTCTTAGTATGGTCAAATTTGCAAGCGTTTGGTGCATTGAAAAAGGGGCAAACGGGGGGCAGAGCAGACTCCGATCAACTTCACATGCAACGACAACATCGCCTAATGTCCAAGAAATATGTTTGACCAAGCAAGTTTAGAATACTATGCAATTGGATTAGCAAGTATATACTAGTATATAGGTACTTTGAATTTGTGATCTTTTGGATCTTATCCCAAAAGATCCCTAAAACTGACAACCAGTTTCTGGTAACCTTCAGTAACAAAATGATCTTTTCAAGATTCTTCTGAAACGAACTTAACTATCATTCACATGTTTGGTTATCAAATCCTGGGGTTGTGAAACCTATTCACATGTTTTCTGTGATTTTGCTGTGTCCATAAATGCGTGCCATTGGGTGGTTTTTAATAAATGGAAAAGTACAAAATTTGGCCAAAATCGATGAAAATTTGTTGGAGAAATCGATGGCACGAAAAAACTGACTGCATATACAGATGGGATCGATGCTTCTGTTTTCACAATTTACGGCTCCAAAATTGTCAAAGacgaaagagaaaagaaaaaatcgaGCCGCCGGCGACCGGCCGGCGGTTTGATAAAGCCTCTACACGGCGACCCTCTGCAGCACCCTGGAGGGGACGGCGAAGCGCGCGGAGAAGGATCGCGAGAGGTTCTCTGGCTCCACCCACGCCGCGCCGTCGTCGAAGTTCTGCGCGTAGCTGTACGCGTCGTAGGGCTcccggtgcggcggcgccgccgccggcacgcaGCCGGTGGTGCAGAGcaggatccgcttcttctcccgCATGATGCGGCGCCACAGGCCCCTCAGCCTCGCGCGCGCGGACAGCCGCTGGGTCCCGGCGGGGTAGTGCCCGTCGACCTTGTCgtacgcggcggcgccgccgccggaggaggagtgGAAGATGTCGTCGTAGTAGTAGTAGTCGTCGCCGTCAAGGTCGAAGCCGCCGCGGACGAAACCCCGGCGGGAGATGGAGGGGGCGCAGGAGCAGGAGGCCTGGCGCTGGAACCGCGGGctgtagccgccgccgccgccgccgccgtccatggCGAGGGAAGTGGTTGGGGGGAGGAGAGATTGCTGTGGGGAACTGGGAAGGGAAGCGGGAGGGGGagtggccgcgccgcccgcgctcgCCGTGCGTATATATGGGAAGAGGGAGACTGGTGTGGACGGTGGGTGGTTTTTGGgatcaagatggaatttttATTAGGGCTCCTTAATTATGCGTTGACTAATTTCTTCATCCTAGACTGATTACAATTTACCTGTGGATCCATTATTTCATTTCGCTTGTCATTCAAACAATTCACAGGCTATGCATATTTGTGTGCAAATGTAAGACTTCAAATTACAGCTAGCAAATTATCTTTGCTCTCTACGTGAAGTATttgatcattttttttataGCATAGTTGCTAAGTACCCTTTGGAGATATACTCCTTACAGTTGGCTAATCAATGTCTTCTCAGTATGAAATCTTCTTGTTTATACTTAGTCTCTAAGATAAGATACAGCTACACGCGTTATATCTATAATTTCAAATGTTTCTTCAGTCAAAAAGATTTTAAGGTATGCTTTGCATGGGTATAAATCCGAATACAAAAAACGTTGGATCCAATTTTAAATTGGCTGTCTAAAGTTGCAACAAGCGCACAAAATCAAACTATCTTGCGTGGTTTATTCTGAAGACTTGTTTCCTACTCTATATGCTTTTGGACGTCACCttttagaaaaatcaaagcACCAAATAAGAAAATTTGTTCACACGGAAATATAGCTATTCTTTTCGAGCCGAATATGCGTTCACATAGAAGTTTTTTAGTGGAATTTATCATGCACACTTCAATTTGTGGAGTAAACAAACCAAAGAATTTCAGTTGTGAGGTAAAGACTAAGCTTAAGTTGATAAAAGAAAAGCATGTTTAATGTGAGTTTATTTGGACTATCTCCTCACGTTATATATAATTCTTTCAATTTTTCGTCTTCTATTAAAAATAACAATAGATGTGCAGTAAGATGATAGCATCAAActcgaaataaaaaaaagtagaaCGAGTATGTGACAATTGAAAAACAGTCTCTAGCCACAAGACGTAGGTGTGACATTTGTTAGTGTCTGTACTCTGTAGGCAAGAAATTAACTCCATGCAGCTTCTTACCTAACATGTTACTATGTTAGTACTAGGCTAAACTTTTCCACGAAAAGAACACAGCACATTTTGGCGCATGCTCAGTCTAGATTGGCGGTTTGTCTTGACGCCAATTGCTCATCATTACCCATTGAGtactggattactttgatatcaaGAGATTGATCATTTCATGATTGCCAGCTACCTCCAAATCCAGTTGTACCCAATGTACTTTTTGCTCATAAAAATCCTCATTCTTGAACACACATGCTTGTTCTATGTGGTGGCCGTTCTCCTCTGTATGTATCTTCAGCCATTCTATTTGCCAGTCCATTATACTACTCCATACTAATCCTTCTCCTGCCAAGTGGTGAAGCAGCATTAAGGCTTAAAGCCTTCAGTTAGGCCTACCGTTTGGCAGGTCCAGCTTAGCCAATCATGGATTTAATTGGAGGGTCAAATTGATTAGACCCTGTTAATTAAATCATTGCCACTGCTGTTTCACCAGACAGAAATAGGGTACCATTGCAGTTGCATCAGCTTGCTTTATTATGAAAACGAAACGAGCTAGACTGGACACATACGTAGGATGTAATATGTACTAGCACGTCGTCTGGGTTTATGAATGGCAGGTGAGAGCGAGGGAGACGGCAGTTACGGGTTCCTGTCACTATAATTCTCGATCACTTTTAAATTCCGGGGAAGTTTGGTTTGGTgaatcacatcaaatgtttattttACCTTAAAAAACGAACAAATGATGAATCCTATCAAGGTTGCTtgaatcaattttttttaaaaaagaagtgCTTGTCAATTTGGGGTGGCATCGTTGATGGATGAGTATGATCGGGTGAcaccagaaaagaaaagaatagcGGCTGCTGTTCAGACTCTTCAGAGCGCCGAATTTGACTAGTGGCAGAAGCATGTGTTCCCTGCGTCGCATGCAGATCTCCAGGCAACTTGGCAACTTGCAACGAGCCTCTCTCTATCTCTGAAGCTGATTCTGTGTGCGTATTCAATTAGGGGGAGGATCTGAAATCTGATGGGTCAAACGAAGCAGGCCAAATTCGTGAGCGTAGCAACTTGCAACCGAAACATTTTCAAACTTGCTTGACTCGAGATTGCTGGAGTGGAGCCGAGTCATGCCATTTGCTTTCACAAGAGAGGCGGGGAGAAAGGTGGGCGAATTCATGATGGATGGCTGTTCAGACCTCTCTGTCCCAAGAACTGCTCCCAATCAGGTCAGGCCACAAGGGTCAAGGACTCGAGGGTGAACGGCTCAACTGGTAGACAAACTTCAGTTGGAAATTGCTTCTAAAACGAACGTGCAATGTTCAGCAATGCTCACAGACACCCAACAAAGCAGCGAGATCGAAATACTATCTTCTTTGAAAATATCCGAAGAATAGATTAATCAAACAGGCTAGGCCCTCACCCTCAGGCAGGAAGTTGCTGAAATGGTAAGCTCGAGTCCTCAACTTTGAGCGTGTTTTGGTTAGTTCTTTGTCTCTTTGACTGAAAAGGGAGTAACAAGCATATGCAACCCGCCAACCCCTAGCAATTGACATTTCAGAGAAGTAGCCAGATTACCACTTGTTATTGCACTAATGCCTCAGATGATCAATGCTCCCAATGGCAGGTGTGTACTTGACAAAGAGCAAGGTGTGATGATTGATGAAAATGACAAGAGCCAAGACAAATAGATTATTGACAACttcaaaatatatatttcttcCAAGTATCAAAGTAGAAATAAGTAAAATGTTTACATGACTAAGATGGGCAATTTATCTACATAAGCCGCTTCAGCAAGACCAAAATAATTAGTTCTCTCAATGAAACAGAAACCCAGTTGACCTATACCTTCACCTTGGCCATACAATTAACCCTGCGTCCTTGTCTGAGATTTAGGAAACAGAGAAGTTCTGGAATGCATCCAGGCTGTTTGCGAGTAAGCCGCTGAGCCCTAAACTGTCAGTTCCAATCAAGAATCCAGAGAAAGATGATCCATGTTCTGGGTCACCAGTGGACTCATGCTGAAAGTAAATAGGTCACAATATATATAAGAATCACATCAGCAGTCAAAGGATCAAAGAAGCTCATCACGTCAAGTATAACAATGCTtgctagggatctaggatcttTACCACTGAGGTCTCTGGCTTTGCATTAAGATCACTGCCCAATACTGATGGCTCAGTGcttgcttccctttctttacCATTAGTAGAGCATTGCTGAAGAAACAAAGGCTGATAAGCAACacataaagtttttttttttaaaaaaagacaaCATTATGAGAACTATACCTGATCATCATCTGTGCCAGTTTCTGGAATTgcacccaagacagaagaggtCATAGCAGCACCACCGTTGCCAGGAATTGAACTTGATACCCTTCTCGAAGCTTGATTCTGGAAGGCAAATGCGTGGCAAGTGTCTTCAGCTTCCCAAAGGGATGGATTTGACACCCTTGGCTGGCTACTAGCTTGCTGGCAGGCAATCAGAGAAGCAATAGCAGCATCAAATGAATCACATGTAGCAGGGATCTGAATACTTGGGTTATTTTGTGAAGGCAATTGCTTGCTGTCTTGAGAAGGTGTAGCTTCAGATAACAGCGCACCAAAGCTTATATTGGATATGGAGTCAAGCCATGAAAGTGGTGCCACTTTGCTTTGATTATCCTGTTTTGGAATCATGTACAAAATATCAGAATTCAAGCAAAGATACTACTAATGTTGCAACAAACACATAACATCTGATACTCACCACCTGTTGCACTGCATTTGTGTTATCCACAATGGATGGAGTCACAAAGTTACTAGGAAATTCACTCAAACCAGTCATATGTTTCTCTTCAGTGAAAACAAGATCCGGAGCCTTGACACCAATAGTCTTGTCTGCAGACTGCACTGATGCCAAAGATGGTCCACTGCTTTGTTGCTTCAGATTGGGCCCAAACCAACCATACCTTCATAATAAAATGTAATATTAAAAAGtcagttttataattaatgcgCATGGAcagaaaaaaaacttttttatgGAAAACAAACTGAACCTTAAGCGAAATGTTGAAGGGCTGCCAACTGCAACATGCACATCAGCAGCTGTGCAAGAATCCTTAAGCGTCCATTTTGCACTGCTAGCTATGATATCCACTCTAGTACCATTAGGGAAGAGCATGAGCTCGCCTTTTGCACACTGAGAATTACCCCACTTTGTGTTCAGATGCTGTACAACTGAGGATATCTTCTTTCGAGGAGCCAAAATCAATTCCAGATAAGGGTTGTGTTTTTCCTGTCAAATTGAATGAAGCAATAAGCCATGCAAATACAAGAGAGAAAACCTTCAAACAAGAAGATTGCATACAGTGCTTATATGAAGCTCTTGCAGAACCTGAGGAACTCACTTGCTGCATGATCTTTTGAATGTTCTCATCTATCGGGAAAAGTTGGAGCTTGATCTTTCCAGAGTGATTAGGTGGCCGAGCAGAAAACTTCTTAGAATCACTGGATGGTGATTCCATAAGACCGCCAGTTGTTAATGCTATCTTGCTTTCAGTATATGATTCAGGTGAGAAACCTGCACCCTTTCTGCGTTTAGCAGCAATATTGCCTGAAAATGATGTCCTCGGTAAGCTTCAAAACTCAAAAATATCCTTCTGACATATTATCAGCAACTTAACAGGTTATGCAAATGTTTCAGTTTAACTGCGCCTACCAAGAAGCACTTACTTTCATACTTCAACTTTAGTCTACGTTCAATTATAATTTCATTGTATAACTAGATATCCAGAGAGGGCAGGAAACTGATAATGCCAACATATTACCTGATGATTTGTTGATATGTGCACCAGCTTTCAGGCTTGGCAACTTATTGCAAGTAGATTTGGTATTTGCTCCTGTTTCAGGAGCATTACATCGATGCTTATGAGCTTTCATTGTTTTCCAATACTCAGCAGCAGCTATCCAATTTAATATTCCTCTTGAAAAAGTTAGACACTTGTCCTGCAGATAGCAAGTTGAACGATCATTTAGCTAGCCCAATTGAGTTTCATTTGGTTCATTTAATGGCTTAGACTTCATGGTCAGAAGAGGAGCCTTTTCACTAAGAGGCCAGATTAGGCTGGCTATCTCAAATAAGAAAATAGATCATCAACGCAGCACTGAACAAACTAAAATCCAAACAGCAGAAAGTGATTTCTACCTGATTTTATGAAAAACACCAGTAGTCCGTAAACAAGTATCAGCTTGTTGGAGTGCAACACTTATAGGTCACACTGTAATGAAATATTTTATTATCTATTGCGACAGAACGAAAATGCAGACTCCCTACAGTACCAAGATTCGAGATAACTGTTTAACACAACTTCTGAATTTTCATGCACAAAACGAAGCAATTCGTCAGAAATTATGATTTCTAACAAACAAAATCTTCCATGCACCATGGCATTCGTCGGATACGTTCTACAGTACAAGAGATTTTCCCACAATTCGACTACACTAAGAAATTGCTTCATTTCTGGATTAAGAAAAACAGGCGAAGGGAAAAGGAATGAACGTGAAACCTGATTCCTTCCCCAGTCCAAAGCATGAGAGCACAAATTCGCCAGTCAAAACCTAAACCTAACTGTC encodes the following:
- the LOC117855652 gene encoding uncharacterized protein: MDGGGGGGGYSPRFQRQASCSCAPSISRRGFVRGGFDLDGDDYYYYDDIFHSSSGGGAAAYDKVDGHYPAGTQRLSARARLRGLWRRIMREKKRILLCTTGCVPAAAPPHREPYDAYSYAQNFDDGAAWVEPENLSRSFSARFAVPSRVLQRVAV
- the LOC117854597 gene encoding TSL-kinase interacting protein 1 translates to MKAHKHRCNAPETGANTKSTCNKLPSLKAGAHINKSSGNIAAKRRKGAGFSPESYTESKIALTTGGLMESPSSDSKKFSARPPNHSGKIKLQLFPIDENIQKIMQQEKHNPYLELILAPRKKISSVVQHLNTKWGNSQCAKGELMLFPNGTRVDIIASSAKWTLKDSCTAADVHVAVGSPSTFRLRYGWFGPNLKQQSSGPSLASVQSADKTIGVKAPDLVFTEEKHMTGLSEFPSNFVTPSIVDNTNAVQQVDNQSKVAPLSWLDSISNISFGALLSEATPSQDSKQLPSQNNPSIQIPATCDSFDAAIASLIACQQASSQPRVSNPSLWEAEDTCHAFAFQNQASRRVSSSIPGNGGAAMTSSVLGAIPETGTDDDQQCSTNGKEREASTEPSVLGSDLNAKPETSVHESTGDPEHGSSFSGFLIGTDSLGLSGLLANSLDAFQNFSVS